The following proteins come from a genomic window of Nautilia profundicola AmH:
- a CDS encoding YcaO-like family protein: protein MIKELHTFLSSLDMDLKSSVTNPEKNVFLAKLTDYNTSFTSYGKGSTEKDALLSAYGEMCERVINRNYFEEYYINDLYPQMKSGDFLNEKLKQFYKIDEMEPEDLIDFNSDKFEILSIPFLEKSTAKKVFFPVNLIQNLYASNGMAFHFDLNQAYYNAKTEIIERYVKFDVIRYGLPLPKINHPLNSAKIQIYDATLNGKYPVMAASFIENDEIILSFGCDLNREKAIQKAYLELWQTEMRERGRFNENIEEIKNSFNLYRHFVNLSGDVHTNFLKAPLFKEVKWDFEDLDVFTNEEYIKVYNANPFIAIHIIIPGISEVYPLEDMIYNNINQGKLYYRDKILNYEKYSKEEIYEIIDELKYSFATEIGALIGVKFDTTIFADDFEYYYKNNIKPKFSKTYLNILNLARKLNEI from the coding sequence ATGATTAAAGAACTTCATACTTTTTTGTCATCCCTTGATATGGATTTGAAAAGTTCAGTTACAAATCCTGAAAAAAATGTGTTTTTAGCAAAGTTGACGGATTATAACACTTCTTTTACAAGCTACGGTAAAGGCTCTACTGAAAAAGACGCATTATTAAGTGCGTATGGGGAAATGTGCGAAAGGGTAATTAACAGAAACTATTTTGAAGAGTATTATATAAATGATTTATATCCGCAAATGAAAAGCGGAGATTTTTTAAATGAAAAATTAAAACAGTTTTACAAAATAGATGAAATGGAACCGGAGGACTTAATTGATTTCAATTCCGATAAGTTTGAAATTTTATCAATTCCTTTTTTAGAAAAATCTACAGCAAAAAAAGTTTTTTTCCCTGTTAATCTTATACAAAATCTTTATGCAAGTAACGGTATGGCATTTCATTTTGATTTAAATCAGGCATATTATAATGCAAAGACTGAAATTATAGAAAGATATGTAAAATTTGATGTAATTCGATACGGTTTGCCTTTGCCAAAAATAAATCACCCTTTAAATTCTGCAAAAATTCAAATTTACGACGCTACCCTAAACGGAAAATATCCTGTCATGGCTGCAAGTTTTATTGAAAATGATGAAATAATTCTCTCTTTTGGTTGTGATCTAAACAGGGAAAAGGCAATACAAAAAGCATATCTTGAATTATGGCAAACAGAAATGCGTGAAAGAGGCAGATTTAACGAAAATATCGAAGAAATTAAAAACTCTTTTAATTTATATAGACATTTTGTAAATTTAAGCGGTGACGTACACACAAATTTTTTAAAAGCGCCTCTTTTTAAAGAAGTTAAATGGGACTTTGAAGATTTGGACGTATTTACCAATGAAGAATATATAAAAGTATATAATGCTAATCCATTTATAGCCATTCACATAATAATCCCAGGAATAAGTGAAGTATATCCACTTGAAGATATGATATATAATAACATTAATCAGGGAAAACTTTATTACAGAGACAAAATACTAAATTATGAAAAATATTCAAAAGAAGAGATTTATGAAATAATCGATGAATTAAAATACTCTTTTGCAACAGAAATAGGAGCTTTGATTGGGGTGAAATTCGATACAACGATTTTTGCTGACGATTTTGAATATTATTATAAAAACAACATCAAACCAAAATTTTCAAAAACATATCTTAACATATTGAATTTAGCAAGGAAACTCAATGAGATATGA
- the surE gene encoding 5'/3'-nucleotidase SurE codes for MPKILITNDDSFEAKGLEVLIDAVKDLGEVYIVAPAHHKSACSHSLTITKPLRFVEIEKNFYKLDDGTPADCVYLSMDKLFKNDKPDIVLSGINHGANMGEDVNYSGTAAGAFEGAIHGIPSIAFSQVLKSYDTPPTEVNWENAKKIAKDLTEKVLKRKINIPHRQILNVNIPNTKEIKGYKVTKLGYRLYGFDAHKHLNPRGEEYYWIGLHPLKFKEEDNSDFNAIKNGFISITPLKLDITAYESLKELQTSIND; via the coding sequence ATGCCAAAAATTTTAATAACTAACGACGACTCTTTTGAAGCAAAAGGACTTGAGGTTTTAATAGACGCCGTTAAAGACCTCGGAGAAGTATATATTGTCGCACCAGCACACCACAAAAGCGCATGCTCACACTCTTTAACCATAACAAAGCCGTTACGTTTCGTAGAAATTGAAAAAAATTTTTACAAACTTGATGACGGAACACCGGCCGATTGTGTTTATCTTTCAATGGATAAACTGTTTAAAAATGACAAGCCCGATATCGTACTAAGCGGTATAAACCACGGAGCAAATATGGGTGAGGATGTCAATTATTCCGGTACCGCCGCAGGTGCTTTTGAAGGAGCGATACACGGCATACCGTCTATCGCTTTTTCTCAGGTTCTGAAAAGTTACGACACGCCTCCTACTGAAGTAAACTGGGAAAACGCAAAAAAAATTGCAAAAGATCTGACGGAGAAAGTTCTTAAAAGAAAAATAAATATCCCGCACAGACAGATTCTAAATGTAAACATTCCGAATACAAAAGAAATAAAAGGATACAAAGTAACCAAGCTCGGTTACAGGCTATATGGATTCGATGCCCACAAACACTTAAATCCAAGAGGTGAGGAATATTACTGGATCGGGCTACATCCTCTAAAATTCAAAGAAGAGGACAATAGTGATTTTAATGCAATAAAAAACGGTTTCATTTCTATAACACCTTTAAAATTGGATATTACAGCTTATGAAAGCTTAAAAGAATTACAAACGAGTATAAATGATTAA
- the gpmA gene encoding 2,3-diphosphoglycerate-dependent phosphoglycerate mutase: MAKLVLVRHGKSEWNKQNRFTGWVDVDLAPEGIEEAKKAGQKLKEAGFCFDICFSSYLKRAIKTGIIILEELDLLFIDHLKDWRFNERHYGALTGLNKDEVKAEVGEEKFLLYRRSYDVPPPPLSEDDKRHPRFDPHYKNFPVELLPNTESLKDNQIRAMAAFHERVAPLLVEGKDVLITAHGNTIRGMVKELDGISDEDIPKFEIATGIPRVYEFDEALHIKNVYNID, translated from the coding sequence ATGGCAAAACTTGTACTTGTTAGACATGGAAAAAGCGAATGGAATAAACAAAACAGATTCACAGGGTGGGTTGATGTTGATTTGGCACCTGAAGGGATAGAAGAAGCGAAAAAAGCAGGACAAAAATTGAAAGAAGCAGGTTTTTGTTTTGATATATGTTTTTCTTCATATTTAAAAAGAGCTATCAAAACGGGAATTATAATTCTTGAGGAACTTGACTTACTGTTTATAGACCATCTTAAAGACTGGAGATTTAACGAAAGACATTACGGAGCTCTTACAGGGCTTAATAAAGACGAAGTTAAAGCCGAAGTTGGTGAAGAAAAATTTCTTCTTTACAGAAGAAGTTACGATGTGCCGCCTCCGCCGCTGAGCGAAGATGACAAAAGACATCCGAGATTCGACCCTCATTATAAAAATTTTCCGGTTGAATTATTGCCTAACACTGAAAGTTTAAAAGACAATCAGATAAGAGCAATGGCGGCTTTTCATGAAAGAGTGGCACCTTTACTTGTAGAAGGAAAAGACGTGCTTATTACTGCTCACGGTAATACAATCAGAGGTATGGTAAAAGAACTTGACGGAATTAGTGACGAAGATATTCCAAAATTTGAAATCGCTACTGGGATTCCAAGGGTTTATGAGTTTGATGAAGCTTTACATATCAAAAACGTATATAATATAGACTAA
- a CDS encoding ABC transporter permease → MQFDLIAFSFILVLIPLIISYKFKIGIEKELFINSLRAFLQLTALGFVLGFIFKIKNPIFYIPIVLLMLLYSAYIAQKRSKFSFKAAFYSLTLSTVIILSTLIILNIISLKPNEFIPIAGMIIGNSLNTYTLTIERIRRELELQKELIEAFVAIGASVKEAFKIMQRQAIKAALIPVNNMLQTIGVVAIPGITTGMLLAGADPLKAVSYQIVIIYMLVSINLFSALFGSLFFIRENKSL, encoded by the coding sequence ATGCAGTTTGATTTAATAGCATTTAGTTTCATATTGGTTTTAATTCCACTTATAATTTCTTACAAATTCAAAATAGGTATAGAAAAAGAACTTTTTATTAATTCCTTGAGGGCGTTTTTACAATTAACTGCTCTTGGCTTTGTTTTAGGATTTATTTTTAAAATAAAAAATCCTATTTTTTATATTCCTATCGTATTACTTATGCTGTTATACTCTGCATATATTGCTCAAAAAAGGAGTAAATTCAGTTTTAAAGCGGCTTTTTATTCTCTGACATTAAGTACAGTCATTATTCTTTCAACTTTGATAATATTAAATATAATTTCTCTAAAACCAAACGAGTTTATTCCTATTGCAGGTATGATTATAGGAAACTCATTAAATACCTATACACTCACAATCGAAAGAATAAGACGTGAACTTGAACTTCAAAAAGAGCTTATTGAAGCATTTGTAGCAATTGGTGCAAGTGTTAAAGAAGCTTTCAAAATTATGCAGCGTCAGGCTATTAAAGCCGCACTTATACCTGTAAACAACATGCTTCAGACAATTGGTGTTGTAGCAATTCCCGGAATTACCACCGGTATGCTTTTAGCGGGAGCCGATCCTCTTAAAGCAGTCAGTTATCAGATAGTTATTATTTATATGCTTGTAAGTATAAATCTTTTCAGTGCGCTGTTTGGAAGTTTGTTTTTTATTAGAGAGAATAAATCGTTATAG
- the hisD gene encoding histidinol dehydrogenase, with amino-acid sequence MKIIKTTSSEFQNEFNEILSRGKMDIENVEGIVKNIINEVKNEGNEALFRHISKFDKWEPKTDKDLEISKDEMKKAYENLDEKLKKALHLAYDRIKAYHEKQLPKTWLTFEDNGTILGQKVTPVDSAGVYVPGGKAFYPSSLLMNVIPAIVAGVKEIVVTTPVIENKPNELLLAALYICGMPKTFKVGGASAIAAMAYGTENIPKVDVITGPGNIFVATAKKLVYGEVNIDMIAGPSEIGIIADNTAKPNYMAIDLLSQAEHDEMASSILITDSEDLAYKTREEVYRFLEELERKEIAGKSIEERGAIIITKSIDEAIELMNEIAPEHLEIVTANPFDLLPKIKHAGAIFLGENTPEPIGDYIAGPNHTLPTGGTAKFYSPLNVEIFMKKSSIISFSKEAIKQMGEDCAILAHTEGLTAHEKSVLERLK; translated from the coding sequence ATGAAAATTATCAAAACCACTTCTTCCGAATTCCAAAATGAATTTAATGAAATCCTTTCTCGTGGTAAAATGGATATAGAGAATGTAGAGGGAATTGTTAAAAACATCATTAACGAAGTGAAAAATGAAGGTAATGAGGCTCTTTTCAGACATATTTCAAAATTTGACAAATGGGAACCTAAGACAGATAAAGATTTAGAAATTTCTAAAGACGAAATGAAAAAAGCATATGAAAATCTTGATGAAAAACTGAAAAAAGCACTTCATTTAGCTTATGACAGGATTAAAGCATATCATGAAAAACAACTTCCTAAAACATGGCTAACTTTTGAAGATAACGGTACTATTTTAGGTCAAAAAGTTACTCCGGTAGACAGTGCCGGAGTATATGTGCCTGGAGGCAAAGCATTTTATCCGAGCAGTCTTTTAATGAATGTTATTCCTGCCATAGTTGCTGGAGTTAAAGAGATAGTAGTAACAACTCCTGTTATTGAAAATAAACCTAATGAGCTGTTACTTGCGGCATTATATATATGCGGAATGCCTAAAACATTTAAAGTGGGAGGTGCAAGCGCTATTGCTGCTATGGCTTACGGAACTGAAAACATTCCCAAAGTCGATGTTATTACCGGACCTGGTAATATTTTTGTAGCAACCGCAAAAAAACTTGTTTACGGTGAAGTGAATATCGATATGATTGCCGGTCCAAGTGAAATAGGTATAATTGCAGATAACACCGCAAAACCGAATTATATGGCAATAGATCTTTTGTCTCAAGCTGAACATGATGAAATGGCAAGTTCGATTCTTATTACTGATTCTGAAGATTTAGCTTATAAAACAAGAGAAGAAGTTTATAGATTTTTAGAAGAACTTGAAAGAAAAGAGATTGCTGGAAAATCTATTGAAGAAAGAGGCGCTATAATAATTACGAAATCAATTGACGAGGCAATTGAACTAATGAATGAAATTGCACCGGAACATTTGGAAATCGTTACGGCAAATCCTTTTGATTTACTTCCGAAAATCAAACATGCAGGAGCTATTTTCCTTGGAGAAAATACTCCTGAGCCTATTGGTGATTATATTGCCGGACCGAATCATACCCTTCCGACTGGTGGAACAGCAAAATTTTATTCACCTCTAAATGTTGAAATATTTATGAAAAAATCTTCAATTATTTCATTTAGTAAAGAAGCTATAAAACAGATGGGTGAAGACTGTGCTATTCTTGCGCATACCGAAGGGCTTACCGCTCATGAAAAATCAGTGCTTGAAAGACTTAAATAA
- the rpsO gene encoding 30S ribosomal protein S15 yields MALDSAKKREIIAKFGNDEKDTGSPAVQIALLTERINEINEHLQQHKHDHSSRLGLLKLVGQRKRLMRYLKRKDHDKYLEVITALNLRDRV; encoded by the coding sequence ATGGCTTTGGATTCGGCGAAAAAAAGAGAAATTATCGCTAAATTCGGAAATGATGAAAAAGATACTGGAAGTCCAGCGGTTCAAATCGCGTTATTGACTGAAAGAATCAATGAAATCAACGAACATTTACAACAACATAAACACGATCACTCAAGCAGACTTGGTCTATTAAAGCTTGTAGGTCAAAGAAAAAGACTTATGAGATACCTTAAAAGAAAAGATCACGACAAATATCTTGAAGTGATTACTGCATTAAACTTAAGAGATAGAGTTTAA
- a CDS encoding sensor histidine kinase, whose amino-acid sequence MRFILLVIWFSVVLFAKNILILNSYSIQLAWTKGELEGVLHVLKDNKDLKKYIEFMDTKIFRPTPMRMYNYYYYLKNKYKNIDFDIIITTDDNALNFVRKYKDFPLFKKAKVFFCGVNNLSLVQKLDKKIYTGVFEKKEPMENLKFAKKIKKDLKYVYIVSDASTSGTLVVKQYLDAFKGIKNIKFIVLNKKDLNTVLDKLKDYKKNSVMMLLTPSSYYLNDKHVNYIVASQMISKIYNDPMIVHTDIFVNIPKTNIVGGKVTDALSQGEEVGQKVLEYIKGTPVEKIPYTFEKANKMYLNVKNLEKFGINAYELGYKNAIYVNKPTTFWELYKEWIVSFSAVVAVILVFLVVLAFKNRELRNYNQKIKELNQSLEDRVKKAVEEISKKDQLLAHQTRLAAMGEMIGAIAHQWRQPLNTLAINIQLLPEYVEEHGCDEETLEKFVEKNMDTIFFMSSTIDDFRNFFRDDNKKTLFSIKNALEDTLKLINEQLKSKNINVKIKGDDFEIYGSKTQFQQVLLNLISNSKDAIEENKIEEGEILIEIDSKNKKVSITDNGGGIDEKIIYKIFEPYFTTKDLKGSGIGLYMSKTIIEKYFNGKLEATNVKNGAKFTISFN is encoded by the coding sequence ATGAGATTTATATTATTAGTTATTTGGTTCAGTGTAGTTTTATTTGCTAAAAATATTTTGATATTAAATTCATATTCTATACAGTTGGCTTGGACGAAAGGAGAGCTTGAAGGTGTGTTGCATGTGTTAAAGGATAACAAAGATCTAAAAAAATACATTGAATTTATGGATACTAAAATATTCAGACCGACTCCGATGAGAATGTATAACTATTACTATTATTTAAAAAACAAATATAAAAATATAGATTTCGATATTATTATCACTACTGATGACAATGCTCTTAATTTTGTTAGAAAATATAAAGATTTTCCTTTATTCAAAAAAGCAAAAGTATTTTTCTGTGGAGTTAACAACCTTTCTTTAGTGCAAAAATTAGACAAAAAAATTTATACGGGAGTGTTTGAAAAAAAAGAACCGATGGAAAACTTGAAATTTGCAAAAAAAATCAAAAAAGATTTAAAATATGTATATATAGTTTCAGACGCTTCAACATCCGGAACATTGGTGGTAAAGCAGTATTTAGATGCATTTAAAGGTATTAAAAACATTAAATTTATAGTATTAAATAAAAAAGACTTAAATACCGTATTGGATAAACTTAAAGATTACAAAAAAAATTCCGTAATGATGCTTTTGACACCTTCGAGCTATTATTTGAATGATAAACATGTAAACTATATCGTGGCGTCACAAATGATTTCCAAAATTTATAATGACCCTATGATCGTGCATACAGATATTTTTGTAAATATTCCAAAAACGAATATAGTTGGCGGTAAAGTGACTGATGCACTTTCTCAAGGGGAAGAGGTAGGTCAAAAGGTGTTAGAGTACATAAAAGGTACACCGGTGGAAAAGATACCTTATACGTTTGAAAAAGCAAATAAAATGTATTTAAATGTAAAAAATTTAGAAAAATTCGGAATAAACGCTTATGAGCTTGGATATAAAAACGCAATATACGTAAATAAACCGACAACGTTCTGGGAACTTTATAAAGAATGGATTGTTTCATTCAGTGCGGTTGTTGCTGTTATTTTAGTGTTTTTAGTTGTATTGGCGTTTAAAAACAGAGAGCTTAGAAATTACAATCAAAAAATCAAAGAGCTTAATCAATCATTGGAAGACAGGGTAAAAAAAGCTGTTGAAGAGATATCCAAAAAAGACCAGCTTTTGGCACATCAAACAAGACTTGCTGCGATGGGTGAGATGATCGGAGCTATTGCGCATCAGTGGAGACAGCCACTAAACACCCTGGCAATAAATATTCAATTGCTACCTGAATACGTGGAGGAACATGGTTGTGACGAAGAAACGTTAGAAAAGTTTGTTGAAAAAAACATGGATACGATCTTTTTTATGAGCTCGACAATTGATGATTTTAGAAATTTTTTCAGAGACGATAATAAAAAAACTTTATTCAGCATAAAAAATGCATTGGAAGATACATTAAAATTAATTAACGAACAACTTAAATCGAAAAATATTAATGTCAAAATAAAAGGGGATGATTTCGAAATATACGGAAGTAAAACTCAATTTCAGCAAGTATTGCTTAATTTAATTTCAAATTCAAAAGATGCAATTGAAGAAAACAAAATCGAAGAAGGTGAAATTTTAATAGAAATCGATTCTAAAAATAAAAAAGTCTCCATTACCGACAACGGCGGAGGTATCGACGAAAAAATTATATATAAAATTTTTGAACCGTATTTTACAACGAAAGATCTTAAAGGCAGCGGAATAGGGCTTTATATGTCAAAAACAATTATTGAAAAATATTTTAACGGTAAACTTGAAGCTACTAACGTAAAAAACGGTGCAAAATTTACAATTTCCTTTAACTAA
- a CDS encoding RrF2 family transcriptional regulator produces MLFTKSTAYTLHALVELSKFDKPVDVTHLAEITELPKPFLAKLLQTLSRKGFVKSFKGIHGGFILSKEPKDIKIIDIFRVMEDKNSLVFYCSSDPDDCMRGRANICSIRPFFAFLEEEFLKIVQNYTLEDVIRMKSGK; encoded by the coding sequence TTGCTGTTTACAAAATCGACCGCTTATACTTTACATGCATTAGTTGAACTTTCTAAATTTGATAAACCGGTAGATGTGACACATTTAGCGGAAATAACTGAACTGCCTAAACCGTTTTTGGCAAAACTGCTGCAAACACTTTCAAGAAAAGGATTCGTAAAGTCTTTTAAAGGAATACATGGAGGCTTTATTCTTTCCAAAGAGCCGAAAGATATCAAAATCATTGATATTTTCAGAGTAATGGAAGATAAAAACTCACTTGTGTTTTATTGTTCGAGTGATCCTGATGACTGTATGAGAGGAAGAGCAAATATATGTTCAATAAGACCTTTTTTTGCATTTTTGGAAGAAGAGTTTTTAAAAATAGTTCAAAACTACACATTAGAAGATGTTATAAGGATGAAATCTGGTAAATAA
- the flhA gene encoding flagellar biosynthesis protein FlhA yields the protein MFSEITDLGVVAFVFAILLIIIVPLPSGILDFFLTISLSVGVLILLLSLYIPKPTDFTTFPTIILIVTLYRLSLNVATTRMILSKGYEGPDAVSKIITAFGNFVVGGNYVIGIIVFIILVIINFMVITQGSTRVAEVAARFTLDAMPGKQMAIDADLNAGLIDEAEAKRRRAELIQEANFYGAMDGASKFVKGDAIAGIIITLVNIIAGFMIGVFQQGMDLAQAASTYTILTVGDGLVGQIPALMVSTATGIIITRATKDETNFAEGVIKQLIRDYKVVLIVGTILFFMAFIPGFPTGSMIFVGLVFLITGYMMMETEKGVDPIQSLIAKFRKKPPKKISEGKKATTKGEESTEEKPKKSPEELAKEEEKVLEDILKVELLELDIGYQLIKIADPNQGGDLLDRIKTMRKKIAQDFGFLVPQIRIKDNLHLKPTEYQILLKGVEVAKGEIYPDKYLAMSSPMVIEEIEGEKVKEPAFGIDAIWIDEDKKEEALMNGYTVVDASTVIVTHISEIIKKYAEELLTRQDVQALLDRVKKDFPAIVDDALKVANIGLIQRVLKSLLHEKIPIKDMITILETIADVAEYTKNIDVIVEHVRSSLSRVITKLYESEDGTLKLITFDTQTEQYLMNKLQQQGEQKQFLLTVAEMNKLVEEISNAAAEILNKGIAPVVLIVDPLIRKPLSEILERFGVEVVVLSHAEIDPNAKFEVLGSISINFNNQQ from the coding sequence ATATTTAGCGAAATCACTGATTTAGGTGTTGTTGCATTTGTTTTTGCAATACTCCTTATTATTATAGTACCGCTACCAAGTGGTATACTCGATTTTTTCTTAACAATTTCTTTGTCAGTCGGTGTTTTAATTCTTCTTTTAAGTTTATATATTCCCAAGCCGACTGACTTTACAACATTCCCGACTATTATTTTGATTGTTACTCTTTACAGGCTTTCGCTTAATGTGGCTACCACCAGAATGATTTTATCTAAAGGTTATGAAGGTCCGGATGCTGTTTCTAAAATAATTACGGCGTTTGGTAACTTTGTTGTTGGCGGTAATTATGTTATCGGTATAATTGTGTTTATTATATTGGTAATTATTAACTTTATGGTTATTACGCAAGGTTCTACAAGGGTTGCAGAAGTTGCTGCAAGATTTACTCTTGATGCAATGCCGGGAAAACAAATGGCGATAGATGCGGATTTAAATGCCGGTTTGATTGATGAGGCCGAAGCAAAAAGAAGAAGGGCGGAACTTATTCAAGAAGCAAACTTTTACGGAGCGATGGACGGTGCGAGTAAATTCGTAAAAGGTGATGCGATTGCTGGTATTATTATTACACTTGTAAATATAATTGCCGGTTTTATGATCGGTGTATTTCAGCAGGGTATGGATTTGGCTCAAGCCGCATCAACATATACTATACTAACCGTGGGTGACGGATTAGTAGGTCAAATACCCGCTTTAATGGTTTCTACGGCGACAGGTATTATTATTACAAGAGCTACAAAAGACGAGACAAATTTTGCGGAAGGCGTAATAAAACAGCTTATAAGAGACTATAAAGTCGTACTGATAGTCGGAACAATTTTATTCTTTATGGCATTTATTCCGGGGTTTCCGACAGGAAGTATGATTTTTGTAGGACTTGTTTTTTTAATAACCGGATATATGATGATGGAAACGGAAAAAGGTGTGGACCCTATTCAGTCTCTTATTGCCAAATTTAGAAAAAAACCTCCTAAAAAGATTTCAGAAGGTAAAAAAGCAACTACTAAAGGTGAGGAAAGCACCGAAGAAAAACCTAAAAAATCTCCTGAAGAATTGGCTAAAGAAGAAGAAAAAGTTCTTGAGGATATTCTTAAAGTAGAACTGCTTGAACTTGATATCGGATATCAACTGATTAAAATCGCCGACCCTAATCAGGGAGGCGACTTACTTGACAGAATAAAAACAATGCGTAAAAAAATTGCTCAAGATTTCGGTTTCTTAGTGCCGCAAATCAGAATTAAAGACAACTTGCATCTTAAGCCTACAGAGTATCAAATTTTATTAAAAGGTGTTGAAGTTGCAAAAGGGGAAATATATCCTGATAAATATCTTGCAATGTCAAGTCCGATGGTTATAGAAGAAATTGAAGGTGAAAAAGTAAAAGAACCGGCGTTTGGGATCGATGCGATATGGATTGATGAAGATAAAAAAGAAGAAGCACTAATGAATGGTTATACCGTTGTGGACGCTTCTACTGTAATTGTTACGCATATTAGCGAAATAATTAAAAAATATGCAGAAGAATTATTAACAAGACAGGATGTTCAGGCGTTGCTCGACAGGGTTAAAAAAGACTTTCCTGCAATTGTTGACGATGCTTTGAAAGTTGCTAATATCGGATTAATCCAGAGAGTTTTAAAGTCTCTTTTACATGAAAAAATCCCAATTAAAGACATGATAACTATTCTTGAAACAATTGCCGATGTGGCTGAATATACGAAAAATATTGACGTTATTGTCGAACATGTAAGAAGCTCTCTTAGCAGGGTGATTACAAAACTTTATGAAAGTGAAGACGGTACACTTAAACTGATTACGTTCGATACGCAAACAGAACAGTATCTGATGAATAAATTACAACAGCAAGGTGAGCAAAAACAGTTTTTATTAACTGTTGCGGAAATGAATAAATTAGTTGAAGAAATAAGTAACGCCGCCGCTGAAATTTTAAATAAAGGTATTGCGCCTGTTGTTCTTATTGTTGACCCTTTAATAAGAAAACCTCTTTCCGAAATACTTGAAAGATTCGGAGTTGAAGTAGTGGTTCTCTCACATGCGGAAATAGATCCGAATGCGAAGTTTGAAGTGTTGGGAAGTATTAGTATTAATTTTAATAATCAACAATAA
- the cmoA gene encoding carboxy-S-adenosyl-L-methionine synthase CmoA, producing MEDKVFNKPIEKQFEFDEEVASVFDDMLNRSVPFYKENLNLQIDILKNFLSDQDKIIDLGSSTGTFLIELAKKKENLDLIGIDNSEAMIKRAKNKARAFGVKVEFINSDFLEYDLSGSKAIVANYTVQFIRPLKREKLIKKIYDSLKNDGIFLMSEKLITENKKLNKIMIDIYYDYKKQMGYSEFEIAQKREALENVLIPYTMQENIEMLKNAGFKEIEVVFRWNNFATFIAFK from the coding sequence ATGGAAGATAAAGTTTTTAATAAGCCTATTGAAAAACAATTTGAATTTGACGAAGAAGTTGCAAGTGTTTTTGACGATATGCTTAATAGAAGCGTTCCTTTTTATAAAGAAAACCTTAATTTACAAATAGATATACTAAAAAACTTTTTATCAGACCAAGATAAAATAATAGACTTGGGAAGCTCTACAGGCACCTTTTTAATAGAGCTTGCCAAGAAAAAAGAAAATCTTGACTTAATCGGTATTGACAATTCTGAAGCTATGATTAAAAGGGCAAAAAATAAGGCCAGAGCATTTGGCGTAAAGGTGGAATTTATAAACAGTGATTTTCTTGAATATGACCTTAGCGGTTCTAAGGCAATTGTTGCAAATTACACCGTTCAGTTCATCAGACCTCTTAAAAGGGAAAAACTGATTAAAAAGATTTACGATTCCCTGAAAAACGACGGGATATTTTTGATGAGCGAAAAGCTGATTACGGAAAACAAAAAACTAAACAAAATAATGATTGATATCTATTATGATTATAAAAAGCAAATGGGTTACAGCGAATTTGAAATTGCTCAAAAACGAGAAGCTCTTGAAAATGTACTTATTCCATATACAATGCAAGAAAATATTGAAATGCTAAAAAACGCCGGATTTAAAGAGATTGAAGTTGTTTTTAGATGGAACAATTTTGCTACTTTTATAGCTTTTAAATAG